The following coding sequences lie in one Cannabis sativa cultivar Pink pepper isolate KNU-18-1 chromosome 5, ASM2916894v1, whole genome shotgun sequence genomic window:
- the LOC115717342 gene encoding probable enoyl-CoA hydratase 2, mitochondrial has product MQALKGLAGRSLSLKKHTIYQTFSILSAPAENHHLPKWVYQTRRTLILEPTSSQFVNLHRLSDSDSGIVEINLNRPDRKNAIGKDFLRGLQQTLEDISTDDSAKVVLIRSLVPKVFCAGADLKERKMMTQSEVNSFVESLRSTFTFIETLRVPSIAVIEGTALGGGLEMALSCDLRICGENAVLGLPETGLAIIPGAGGTQRLPRLVGRAIAKELIYTGRKISGAAAMSIGLVNHCVPAGEAHVKALEIAREINEKGPLAIRMAKKAIDEGLEVNMVSGLAVEHDCYEQLLDTQDRLEGLAAFAEKRKPKYSGK; this is encoded by the exons ATGCAAGCACTGAAAGGATTGGCAGGAAGGTCGCTTAGCTTGAAGAAACACACAATTTATCAAACATTTTCCATTCTTTCTGCTCCTGCCGAGAATCATCATCTCCCTAAATGGGTTTACCAAACTCGTCGGACCCTCATCTTGGAGCCAACTTCCTCTCAGTTCGTCAACCTTCACAGACTCTCCGACTCCGATTCGG ggattgttgagattaatttgaACAGACCCGACAGAAAAAATGCCATTGGGAAAGATTTTCTGAGAGGGTTGCAACAAACCCTTGAAGATATAAGTACAGATGACTCTGCCAAAGTTGTTTTGATTCGTAGTTTAGTTCCTAAGGTGTTCTGTGCTGGTGCTGATTTGAAG GAGCGCAAGATGATGACTCAATCTGAGGTCAATTCTTTTGTTGAATCATTACGATCCACATTCACTTTCATAGAG ACACTTCGTGTTCCTTCTATTGCTGTCATTGAAGGAACTGCACTGGGTGGTGGACTTGAAATGGCTCTATCATGTGATCTTCGGATATGTG GAGAAAATGCAGTACTAGGCTTGCCAGAAACAGGACTTGCCATTATTCCTGG AGCTGGTGGGACACAGCGACTGCCTAGATTGGTCGGAAGAGCAATAGCTAAGGAACTTATATACACCGGGAGAAAAATTAGTGGCGCTGCTGCAATGTCTATAG GTCTTGTTAATCACTGTGTTCCTGCTGGTGAAGCTCATGTGAAAGCACTTGAGATCGCTCGGGAAATAAATGAGAAG GGTCCATTGGCTATAAGAATGGCAAAAAAGGCGATCGATGAGGGTTTAGAGGTAAACATGGTTTCGGGTTTGGCAGTAGAACATGACTGCTATGAACAACTCTTGGATACGCAAGATCGGTTGGAAGGTCTTGCAGCTTTCGCTGAGAAGCGAAAACCGAAGTATAGCGGAAAATAA
- the LOC115716839 gene encoding ubiquitin carboxyl-terminal hydrolase 3, with translation MATLDETPAAKRWLPLEANPDVMNQFLWGLGVPDTEAECYDVYGFDQELLEMVPKPVLAVLFLYPITSQSEEERMLQANEIKEPHGKVYFMKQTVGNACGTIGLLHAVANITSEIKLNDGSFLDKFYKSTASMDPLERARYLENDREMEVAHSIAATAGETEASDNVNTHFICFTCVDGVLYELDGRKTGPISHGASSPSTLLQDAAKVIQGMIQKNPDSLDFNVIALSKKSC, from the exons ATGGCTACTTTGGATGAAACTCCTGCTGCTAAGAGGTGGCTTCCTCTCGAAGCTAACCCCGATGTCATGAACCag TTCCTATGGGGCCTTGGTGTTCCTGATACTGAGGCAGAATGCTACGATGTTTATGGGTTCGATCAAGAACTCTTAGAAATGGTCCCAAAGCCTGTACTGGCCGTGCTATTCCTTTATCCTATAACCTCACAG AGTGAAGAAGAGAGAATGCTACAGGCAAATGAAATAAAG GAACCTCAtggtaaagtttattttatgaaACAAACTGTGGGAAATGCTTGTGGAACCATTGGACTTCTGCATGCTGTTGCCAATATCACCTCAGAGATCAAGCTTA atGATGGATCTTTTTTAGACAAGTTTTACAAATCTACTGCTAGCATGGATCCATTAGAG CGAGCACGATATCTTGAGAATGACAGAGAAATGGAAGTTGCCCATTCCATAGCTGCAACTGCTGGTGAGACAGAG GCTTCCGATAATGTGAACACTCATTTTATCTGCTTCACATGTGTGGATG GTGTTCTGTATGAGCTTGACGGAAGAAAGACCGGACCAATATCTCATGGGGCCTCTTCCCCAAGCACTCTTTTGCAG GATGCTGCTAAAGTCATACAAGGCATGATACAGAAAAATCCCGACTCACTCGACTTTAATGTCATTGCCCTTTCGAAGAAATCTTGCTAA